The segment CTCTTCCGAGTTGGAGCGGGCTTCGGACACGACACAGAAGCAGGCTCTTATTGATCAGTATGCCGAGCGCCAGCGGGAACTGATGGAATCCCTGAATGGACTATCCAGAAGATTGTCTGGAGCTGCCAGTGAGGTCCTTTCACTCTCGTCCGCTCTCGGCGCCGACATGAATGGGCTTGTGAACTCCATCCGCCTGGATGATGAAATCTGCCCAGGGCTGGACAGTGCCCGGCTTGCGCTGCGTGAGGTCGTTGATGCTTCACGCCGGTTGGTCCCTGTCTCGGACGATGAAGGACGTCCAGCGCGCTTGAAGGAAATGTTGTCCCGATACACCATGGAAGCGGAGCGGTTGGTGCATGAATCCGCGTTTGGATTTGGGGGAGCAAATCCTGTCCTCAATCATGAGGACGAGGGCGAAGTCGAGTTGTTTGACGATGTGGAATTATTTGATGAACAGGGCGATGAGGAACCGGCAGGTGAGGATTGGGATAACGTAGAGTTGTTCTGATCTTAATCCGTACGAAGGAGGACTCATGGCAAAATATGATATGATTGGTGCCGGGCCCGAGGGGACTTTGGTCTTGTCGGGCGAATGGACCATTGAGAGTGCCTCCATGCTCAAGCAGGCCTTTCAGGAAGCCCTTGAGCGTTTTGAAGAACTCGCGTTGGATCTTTCGGGCGTGGATCGAGCTGATTTGATTTTTTTGCAAACAGTTTGCGCCGCTCAGGCTGAATTGAAGAGTAAAGGCAAGAACTTGAAGGCGGCAGGCTCGACTTCAGCTGCAGTGGAAGAGCTCGCAGGGACCGCCGGATTTCTAATGGGCAGCGTTGATAATTGCTTTTGGAGGAGAAGTTAGATGGCTTTGATAATGACCGTTGATGATTCCGCCAGCGTTAGGCAGATGGTGAGTTTTACCTTGAAGAATGCCGGGCACGAAGTGATCGAGGCTTGCGACGGCAAGGATGCCTTGAGCAAGCTCTCGGGCCCCATCAAGATGGTGATCACCGACTTGAATATGCCGAATATGGACGGCATTACCCTGATCAAGAATGTCAGGGCCAATGCCTCCTACAAGTTTGTCCCCATTATCATGCTGACGACGGAATCCCAGGCATCGAAGAAACAGGAAGGCAAATCCGCCGGAGCCACGGGTTGGGTCGTGAAACCCTTCAAGCCCGAGCAATTGCTGGCTGTGGTGAAAAAGGTGCTCAGATAGCTTGTACTGAGAGTGGGCGGGGCATTTCCCCACGGGTAACTCCCGTATGCGAGCCATGTGCGTGATGAGATTTCCAGGGAGATTTGGATATGTCGCAGGATGATATCAATCGCCAAGCGTTTCTTGAAGAAGCCAATGAACTGCTGGCAGAACTGG is part of the Desulfovibrio ferrophilus genome and harbors:
- a CDS encoding STAS domain-containing protein — its product is MAKYDMIGAGPEGTLVLSGEWTIESASMLKQAFQEALERFEELALDLSGVDRADLIFLQTVCAAQAELKSKGKNLKAAGSTSAAVEELAGTAGFLMGSVDNCFWRRS
- a CDS encoding response regulator, whose product is MALIMTVDDSASVRQMVSFTLKNAGHEVIEACDGKDALSKLSGPIKMVITDLNMPNMDGITLIKNVRANASYKFVPIIMLTTESQASKKQEGKSAGATGWVVKPFKPEQLLAVVKKVLR